Proteins encoded in a region of the Thermodesulfobacteriota bacterium genome:
- the murD gene encoding UDP-N-acetylmuramoyl-L-alanine--D-glutamate ligase: protein MTIKDKKFLVVGLGKSGVACARFLRERGGVVTATDGKSIDDLGEDAQKLKDLGIRVDAGGHNIESFLECDLIVLSPGVPMSIEPVKEAKKRGIEVISEIELAYNFIKTPIVAITGSNGKTTTTTLVGQILKRADKEVFVGGNIGNPLIEYIELERETEYVVAEISSFQLEGIRSFRPKVAMMLNISPDHLDRYPSYEDYIAAKARIFLNQREGDFAVLNADDSVVSEMANSFKNVRKIYFSQKKRMNKGIYLDGNSIISEISGQKHCYSTEFFKIRGVHNIDNFMASIAAAEICGCNHGDIYEALNSFDGLEHRMEFVEEISGVKYYNDSKATNIGAVEKALESFKQPIILIAGGRDKGTGYESLNELVKRRVKKLILIGEAREIIFKSLGSMTQSLKADTLEEAVELAWLQSSNGDVVLLSPACSSYDMFNNYEERGEVFKATVRKLKSKANQIG from the coding sequence ATTACCATAAAAGATAAGAAATTTCTGGTAGTTGGTCTGGGGAAAAGCGGTGTAGCCTGCGCTCGTTTTTTGAGGGAGAGAGGAGGGGTAGTAACAGCTACGGATGGGAAGTCAATCGATGACTTGGGTGAAGATGCTCAAAAGCTGAAGGATTTAGGTATCAGGGTAGATGCAGGAGGACACAATATAGAGAGCTTTCTGGAGTGCGATCTCATCGTTTTAAGCCCAGGAGTTCCTATGTCTATCGAGCCGGTCAAGGAAGCAAAGAAAAGAGGGATAGAGGTTATATCTGAAATAGAGCTGGCATATAATTTTATTAAAACTCCGATTGTTGCAATTACTGGAAGCAACGGAAAAACCACTACTACAACCCTGGTAGGTCAGATCCTTAAAAGGGCAGATAAAGAGGTCTTTGTTGGAGGCAACATCGGTAATCCCCTAATCGAGTATATAGAGCTTGAGAGGGAAACAGAATATGTAGTTGCGGAGATTAGCAGTTTTCAGCTGGAAGGTATCAGGAGTTTCAGACCAAAGGTTGCTATGATGCTGAATATTTCTCCTGACCATTTAGATCGATACCCTTCATACGAGGATTACATTGCAGCTAAGGCAAGGATATTCCTCAACCAGAGGGAAGGGGATTTCGCTGTTTTAAATGCCGATGATTCTGTAGTTTCAGAGATGGCAAATTCATTCAAAAATGTAAGAAAGATATATTTTAGCCAAAAAAAGAGGATGAATAAGGGAATCTATCTGGATGGAAATTCCATTATCTCAGAAATCAGCGGGCAAAAACATTGTTACAGTACAGAGTTTTTCAAGATAAGAGGGGTACATAATATTGATAACTTTATGGCATCCATAGCTGCTGCGGAAATATGTGGATGTAATCATGGGGATATCTATGAGGCTTTAAATAGTTTTGATGGGCTTGAACACCGCATGGAATTTGTAGAAGAGATCTCCGGAGTGAAATACTATAATGATTCCAAGGCAACCAATATTGGTGCCGTGGAGAAGGCTTTAGAGAGTTTTAAACAACCCATAATTCTTATCGCAGGAGGAAGAGACAAAGGGACAGGATATGAAAGCCTGAATGAGTTGGTCAAAAGAAGGGTTAAGAAACTAATACTGATAGGAGAAGCCAGGGAGATAATCTTCAAGTCCTTAGGCTCTATGACCCAATCCCTTAAAGCAGACACACTGGAAGAAGCTGTGGAACTGGCATGGCTGCAATCTTCCAATGGAGATGTTGTCTTATTGTCTCCTGCCTGTTCAAGCTATGACATGTTTAATAACTATGAAGAAAGAGGGGAAGTATTTAAGGCGACTGTCAGGAAGCTAAAATCTAAGGCAAATCAAATTGGATAG
- the ftsW gene encoding putative lipid II flippase FtsW — protein sequence MSVKSRFDYILLLSTLLLVGTGIVMVYSSSAIMASGKFNDGYFFLKKQILFAVVGVFMMIGVAKINHQIYRKIAYIILGISLLSLIAVLIPGIGVKVGGSTRWLKMGPFSIQPSEFAKLALIIYLASSLAKKEKNIKKFSVGILPHLIITGILLSLILKQPDMGTAVCIGAVVFTLLFAAGVRLSHLSLILLSAAPVVYFLIANIDYRRQRILSFLNPWGDPSDSGFQIIQSFYAFGSGGLFGRGLGEGKQKLFYLPEPHTDFIFSVIGEELGLVGILLILVAFFIFVYRGITTAIRSSDLFSTYLALGITVLIGLQATIHMGVTVGLLPTKGIPLPFISYGGSSLVINLIGLGILLNISSQTKRR from the coding sequence ATGAGTGTAAAGTCGAGGTTTGACTACATATTGCTGCTTTCCACTTTATTGCTGGTCGGTACTGGTATTGTTATGGTCTATAGCTCCAGTGCCATAATGGCATCAGGAAAGTTTAATGACGGATACTTTTTTCTGAAAAAACAGATTCTGTTTGCAGTAGTTGGTGTTTTTATGATGATCGGTGTAGCGAAAATAAATCATCAGATTTACAGGAAGATTGCATATATAATTCTGGGGATAAGTTTACTCTCTTTAATTGCGGTATTGATACCTGGAATCGGAGTTAAAGTTGGAGGGTCAACAAGGTGGTTGAAGATGGGCCCTTTTTCAATCCAGCCCTCTGAATTTGCCAAACTTGCCCTGATAATCTACCTGGCATCCTCTCTGGCAAAAAAAGAGAAGAATATCAAAAAATTTTCTGTAGGGATTCTTCCACACCTTATTATTACTGGCATTTTGCTCTCTTTAATCCTTAAACAGCCAGACATGGGGACAGCCGTGTGTATTGGCGCTGTTGTATTTACATTGTTGTTTGCCGCAGGTGTGCGATTGTCCCATCTTTCCCTGATATTATTGTCGGCTGCCCCTGTTGTTTACTTTCTGATAGCAAATATAGACTATCGTCGCCAAAGAATCCTGTCATTTCTGAATCCCTGGGGAGATCCCTCTGATTCAGGGTTCCAGATTATCCAGTCTTTTTATGCCTTCGGTTCAGGGGGGTTATTTGGACGAGGATTAGGGGAGGGAAAGCAAAAGCTATTCTACCTCCCGGAACCTCATACAGATTTTATCTTTTCCGTCATTGGTGAAGAATTGGGATTAGTAGGGATATTATTGATCCTGGTTGCTTTTTTCATATTTGTCTATCGGGGTATCACTACAGCCATTCGCTCTTCAGACCTGTTCAGCACCTATCTAGCCCTTGGTATAACTGTATTAATAGGGTTACAGGCAACCATACACATGGGGGTTACTGTAGGACTTCTTCCAACAAAGGGAATTCCTCTTCCCTTTATTAGCTATGGGGGATCGTCCTTGGTAATTAATTTAATAGGCTTGGGAATCTTACTAAACATATCCTCACAGACTAAAAGGAGATAA
- the murG gene encoding undecaprenyldiphospho-muramoylpentapeptide beta-N-acetylglucosaminyltransferase, with protein MRVLIAGGGTGGHLFPGIALAEEFKRRNPESICVFVGVRGGIESKVIPREGFGLRSIDIKGLKGKPFKEKVCNLLLIPQSIYQSMTLIKEYNPELVIGMGGYASAPVVFAALLMGIKRVICEQNTIPGITNRILARFVNSIFISFSETRYLSSMKKARFTGNPIRKKLIDGSLKGKEHKGKFTLLILGGSQGAHSLNEKILEALDYLVPVRESLNIIHQTGEADHQWVCQVYREKGFTSEVTGFIDDMATVYRDADLVICRAGATTISELTLYGKASVLVPYPFAANNHQEINARVLLDKGAAKMVLNGDLTGENLAEMIIDLTADPIAISRMRQESLKLGRPGAAEDIVDSCYELLGS; from the coding sequence ATGAGGGTTTTAATTGCTGGAGGAGGTACAGGCGGTCATCTTTTCCCTGGTATAGCCCTGGCAGAGGAGTTTAAGAGAAGAAACCCGGAAAGTATCTGCGTCTTTGTTGGGGTAAGAGGGGGCATAGAGTCAAAGGTTATCCCGAGGGAGGGTTTTGGACTCAGGAGTATAGATATTAAAGGGCTAAAGGGAAAGCCCTTCAAAGAAAAGGTGTGCAATCTGCTCCTTATCCCTCAAAGTATATATCAGTCTATGACTCTGATAAAAGAGTATAATCCAGAGTTGGTTATTGGCATGGGAGGATATGCTTCGGCTCCGGTGGTCTTTGCAGCCTTATTAATGGGAATTAAAAGGGTAATCTGTGAGCAGAACACCATCCCTGGAATTACCAATAGGATTTTGGCCAGGTTTGTAAACAGTATCTTCATTTCATTTTCGGAGACCAGGTATCTTTCGTCGATGAAGAAAGCCCGATTCACTGGTAACCCCATAAGAAAGAAATTAATAGATGGTTCCTTAAAGGGTAAAGAACATAAAGGAAAGTTTACCCTGCTTATTTTGGGTGGAAGCCAGGGAGCACATTCGCTGAATGAAAAGATACTGGAAGCTCTGGACTATCTTGTGCCTGTGAGGGAGTCTTTAAATATCATACACCAGACCGGAGAAGCAGATCATCAATGGGTTTGTCAGGTATATAGAGAAAAAGGGTTTACTTCAGAGGTAACAGGATTCATCGATGATATGGCAACAGTATACAGAGATGCTGACCTTGTTATATGCAGGGCAGGAGCGACTACTATTTCCGAGCTAACACTCTATGGTAAAGCATCAGTATTAGTCCCTTATCCTTTTGCAGCCAACAATCATCAGGAGATAAATGCAAGGGTATTACTGGATAAGGGGGCTGCTAAAATGGTCTTAAACGGAGATTTAACCGGGGAAAATCTGGCAGAGATGATAATTGATTTGACTGCTGATCCGATAGCTATCTCCAGGATGCGACAGGAGTCTTTAAAACTGGGTAGGCCCGGTGCTGCCGAAGATATAGTTGACAGTTGTTATGAGCTTTTGGGTTCATAG